From Tachypleus tridentatus isolate NWPU-2018 chromosome 8, ASM421037v1, whole genome shotgun sequence, a single genomic window includes:
- the LOC143223883 gene encoding protein FAM200C-like, which produces MSKKRKWNDEYVKFGFTCTTEKDGTQRPQCILCSTLFSNANLKPSKLDEHFKNKHGGRDAGNDIVTLRVKRARFDQVGTLPTYGFSPTEKPLLRASYEVAYQIAKSKKPHTIGEELIKPCALEMAKIVLGKEAEKKLQQVSLSNDVIHNRIIDMSVDILEQVVADIKASPVKISLQVDESTDSLKTTAQAIDVLNKIQEFFSRNELHLDKIGSICTDGAPAMLGNRSRFAALMKKEVPNLKITHCFLHRHSLAAKTLPPDLKKTLDICVKVVNFIRSRALNHRLFQSLCEEMGQEHTVLLYHTEVRWLSRGRVLFRVFELRGEIHQFLRERVQELAIYFKEPCFVQMLAYLADVFLALNELNLSLQGRGLNIVTASANLAAFKEKFVLWIKHVKMGNLANFPLPGRDSHRKFYPASRLCCKSC; this is translated from the exons ATGTCGAAGAAACGAAAGTGGAATGACGAATATGTCAAGTTTGGCTTCACCTGTACTACAGAGAAGGATGGGACACAACGTCCACAGTGTATCCTGTGCAGCACACTCTTCTCCAATGCGAACTTGAAGCCATCAAAGCTTGATgaacatttcaagaacaaacatggTGGTAGGGATGCAGGAAATGACATTGTGACATTAAGGGTCAAAAGAGctaggtttgatcaggttggcacATTGCCGACTTATGGATTTTCGCCAACAGAGAAACCTTTACTGCGTGCTTCTTATGAAGTTGCATACCAGATtgctaaatcaaagaaaccccaTACAATTGGTGAGGAACTGATCAAGCCATGTGCCCTTGAAATGGCAAAGATTGTTCTCGGCAAGGAAGCTGAGAAGAAACTCCAACAAGTGTCTTTGTCAAATGATGTAATCCATAACCGAATCATCGACATGAGTGTTGACATCCTGGAACAAGTTGTAGCTGACATCAAGGCTAGTCCAGTTAAGATTAGCCTACaagtggatgaatcaacagat TCCTTAAAGACAACTGCACAAGCTATAGATGtgcttaacaaaatacaagaatttttctcaAGAAACGAACTTCACCTTGACAAAATTGGTTCAATATGTACAGATGGTGCACCAGCAATGCTGGGCAATCGTTCTAGGTTTGCTGCATTAATGAAGAAAGAAGTTCCTAATCTGAAAATCACTCACTGCTTTCTTCATCGTCACTCTCTTGCAGCAAAGACATTGCCCCCAGATCTCAAGAAAACTCTGGATATTTGTGTCAAGGTTGTAAACTTTATTCGCAGCCGAGCTTTGAATCATCGATTGTTTCAGTCACTTTGTGAGGAAATGGGTCAGGAACACACTGTTCTTTTGTACCACACTGAAGTGAGGTGGTTGTCACGTGGTCGTGTGCTGTTTCGTGTGTTTGAACTGAGAGGAGAAATTCATCAGTTTCTCCGTGAAAGGGTACAAGAACtggctatatatttcaaagaacctTGTTTTGTTCAGATGCTTGCCTATTTGGCTGATGTGTTTTTAGCTCTCAACGAACTCAATCTCTCTCTGCAAGGAAGGGGACTCAACATTGTGACTGCAAGCGCGAACTTGGCTGCATTCAAAGAAAAATTTGTCTTGTGGATAAAGCATGTGAAGATGGGGAATTTGGCAAATTTCCCCCTGCCTGGAAGAGACAGTCACAGAAAATTCTACCCTGCatccagactttgttgcaaaagttgTTGA